The following are encoded in a window of Balaenoptera ricei isolate mBalRic1 chromosome 1, mBalRic1.hap2, whole genome shotgun sequence genomic DNA:
- the NEK2 gene encoding serine/threonine-protein kinase Nek2, translating into MPTRAEDYEVLYTIGTGSYGRCQKIRRKSDGKILVWKELDYGSMTEAEKYMLVSEVNLLRELKHPNIVRYYDRIIDRTNTTLYIVMEYCEGGDLASAIAKGTKERQYLDEEFVLRVMTQLTLALKECHRRSDGGHTVLHRDLKPANVFLDGKQNVKLGDFGLARILNHDTSFAKTFVGTPYYMSPEQMNHMSYNEKSDIWSLGCLLYELCALMPPFTAFNQKELAGKIREGKFRRIPYRYSDELNDIITRMLNLKDYHRPSVEEILENPLIADLVAEEQRRNPERRRRRLGEPGKLQDSSPVLSELKLKEIQLQEREQALRAREESLEQKERELCVRERLAENKLARAESLLKNYSLLKDQKFLSLAGGPELFDLTSSIMKKKVHFSGESKENVMRSENSENQLTSKSKCKDLKKRLRAAQLRAQALSDIEQTYQLKSRQILGMR; encoded by the exons ATGCCGACTCGGGCGGAGGACTACGAGGTGCTGTACACCATTGGCACGGGCTCCTACGGCCGCTGCCAGAAAATCCGGAGGAAGAGCGACGGCAAG atcttAGTTTGGAAGGAACTGGACTATGGCTCCATGACAGAAGCTGAGAAATACATGCTTGTTTCTGAAGTGAATTTACTTCGTGAGCTGAAGCATCCAAACATCGTCCGATACTATGATAGAATTATTGACCGaaccaacacaacactgtacATTGTAATGGAATATTGCGAAGGAGGGGACCTGGCTAGTGCAATTGCCAAGGGGACCAAGGAAAG ACAATACTTGGATGAAGAGTTTGTTCTTCGAGTGATGACTCAGTTGACTCTGGCCCTAAAGGAATGTCACAGACGAAGTGATGGTGGTCATACTGTGCTGCATCGGGATCTGAAACCAGCCAATGTTTTCCTGGATGGCAAGCAAAACGTTAAGCTTGGAGACTTTGGGTTAGCTAGGATATTAAACCACGATACGAGTTTTGCAAAAACATTTGTTGGCACACCTTATTATATGTCTCCT gaACAAATGAATCACATGTCCTACAATGAGAAGTCAGATATCTGGTCACTAGGTTGTTTGCTGTATGAATTGTGTGCATTAAT gcctCCATTTACAGCTTTCAACCAGAAAGAACTAGCTGGGAAGATCAGAGAAGGCAAATTCAGGCGAATTCCATATCGTTACTCTGatgaattaaatgacataattacAAGGATGTTAAATTTAAAG gatTACCATCGACCTTCTGTTGAAGAAATTCTTGAGAATCCTTTGATAGCAGACTTGGTTGCAGAAGAGCAAAGGAGAAATCCTGAGAGAAGAAGGCGGCGATTAGGAGAACCAGGAAAGTTGCAGGACTCCAGCCCTGTATTGAGTGAGCTGAAACTGAAGGAAATACAGTTACAGGAGCGGGAGCAAGCCCTCAGAGCAAGGGAAGAAAGCCTGGAGC AGAAGGAACGTGAGCTTTGTGTTCGTGAGAGACTGGCAGAGAACAAGCTGGCCAGAGCAGAAAGTCTGTTGAAGAATTATAGCCTGCTGAAGGACCAGAAGTTCCTGTCTCTGGCGGGTGGTCCAG aacttTTTGATCTTACATCCTCGATAATGAAGAAGAAAGTTCATTTCAGTGGGGAGAGTAAGGAGAATGTCATGAGGAGTGAGAATTCTGAGAATCAGCTCACCTCCAAATCCAAGTGCAAGGACCTGAAAAAAAGGCTTCGTGCTGCTCAGCTTCGCGCTCAAGCCCTATCAGACATTGAACAAACTTACCAACTGAAAAGCAGACAGATCCTGGGCATGCGCTAG